In the genome of Verrucomicrobiota bacterium, one region contains:
- the pyrF gene encoding orotidine-5'-phosphate decarboxylase: MRNPIIVALDVPNAEKAVALAAKVAPAVGAFKIGSELFTSAGPDIVRQIRATGAAVFLDLKFHDIPNTVAKSVAAAVRLDVQMLTIHTSGGLEMMKAAENAARQTAQQEGKALPLVLGVTVLTSMDAAELSRIGVGTDPGKQVERMARLAMDAGLRGLVCSPLELPVLRSFLPKEIQLVTPGIRAADDAAGDQKRTLSAPDAVKAGADWLVIGRPIYAAPDPRAAAEQIWASIP, from the coding sequence ATGCGAAATCCGATCATTGTAGCCTTGGATGTTCCCAACGCTGAAAAAGCCGTGGCGCTGGCCGCCAAGGTGGCACCGGCGGTGGGGGCTTTTAAAATTGGCAGCGAGCTGTTCACCAGTGCCGGTCCCGATATTGTCCGGCAGATTCGCGCCACCGGCGCCGCTGTTTTTCTGGACCTGAAGTTTCACGATATCCCCAACACTGTTGCCAAGTCCGTCGCCGCCGCCGTCCGGCTGGATGTGCAGATGCTGACGATTCATACGAGCGGTGGCCTGGAAATGATGAAGGCGGCGGAAAACGCCGCGCGACAGACCGCCCAGCAGGAGGGCAAAGCGCTGCCCTTGGTGTTGGGAGTCACCGTGCTGACCAGTATGGATGCCGCCGAACTGAGTCGCATTGGCGTGGGTACCGATCCGGGCAAGCAAGTCGAGCGTATGGCGCGCCTGGCGATGGATGCCGGGCTGCGGGGATTGGTGTGTTCGCCGCTGGAACTGCCGGTGCTGCGCAGTTTCCTGCCCAAAGAAATACAATTGGTCACCCCGGGCATTCGCGCGGCCGATGACGCCGCCGGCGATCAGAAGCGCACCTTGAGTGCCCCGGACGCTGTCAAGGCCGGGGCCGATTGGCTGGTGATCGGACGTCCCATTTATGCTGCGCCCGATCCGCGTGCGGCGGCGGAACAGATTTGGGCCTCCATCCCATAG